Proteins co-encoded in one Ralstonia sp. RRA genomic window:
- the argB gene encoding acetylglutamate kinase has translation MTASAAPDPAGLDPELAHIAPPVKAEILAQALPYIRKFHGKTIVIKYGGNAMTEEKLKHGFARDVILLKLVGMNPVVVHGGGPQIDEALKKVGKQGTFIQGMRVTDEETMEVVEWVLGGEVQQDIVMLINQYGGQAVGLTGKDGGLIRAKKLKMPDRENPGQFIDIGFVGDIETINPAVVKALQDDAFIPVISPIGFSDEGQAYNINADVVAGKMAEILKAEKLVMMTNIPGVMDKQGNLLTDLSAREIDELFADGTISGGMLPKISSALDAAKSGVNSVHIVDGRIEHSLLLEILTEQAFGTMIRSH, from the coding sequence ATGACCGCTTCTGCTGCCCCCGACCCTGCTGGCCTCGACCCTGAACTCGCGCACATTGCGCCGCCGGTGAAGGCTGAGATTCTCGCGCAGGCTCTGCCTTACATTCGCAAGTTCCACGGCAAGACCATCGTCATCAAGTACGGCGGCAACGCCATGACGGAAGAGAAGCTCAAGCACGGCTTCGCGCGCGACGTGATCCTGCTCAAGCTGGTCGGCATGAACCCGGTGGTGGTGCACGGCGGCGGCCCGCAGATCGACGAAGCGTTGAAGAAGGTCGGCAAGCAAGGCACCTTCATCCAGGGCATGCGTGTGACCGACGAAGAAACCATGGAAGTGGTCGAATGGGTGCTCGGCGGCGAAGTCCAGCAGGACATCGTCATGCTGATCAACCAGTACGGCGGCCAGGCGGTCGGCCTGACCGGCAAGGACGGCGGCCTGATCCGCGCCAAGAAGCTGAAGATGCCGGACCGCGAGAACCCGGGCCAGTTCATCGACATCGGCTTCGTGGGCGACATCGAGACGATCAACCCGGCCGTGGTCAAGGCGCTGCAGGACGACGCGTTCATCCCCGTCATCTCGCCCATCGGCTTCTCGGATGAAGGCCAGGCCTACAACATCAACGCGGATGTGGTGGCCGGCAAGATGGCCGAGATCCTGAAGGCTGAGAAGCTGGTCATGATGACCAACATCCCGGGCGTGATGGACAAGCAGGGCAACCTGCTGACCGACCTGTCGGCGCGCGAGATCGACGAGCTGTTTGCCGACGGTACGATCTCGGGCGGCATGCTGCCGAAGATCTCCTCCGCGCTGGATGCAGCGAAGAGTGGCGTGAACTCGGTGCACATCGTCGATGGCCGCATCGAGCACTCGCTGCTGCTGGAAATCCTGACCGAACAGGCGTTCGGCACGATGATCCGCTCGCATTAA
- a CDS encoding pyrimidine 5'-nucleotidase, whose translation MRHTRVARARRAHAWPREVVAPTPPKQQPVWLFDLDNTLHHASHAIFPQINRLMTAYVARVLGTDDATASQVRVDYWRRYGATILGMVRHHGVDPDDFLAQAHTFDDLRAMVRAERGLAQLLRALPGRKILLTNAPVAYAREVVRLIGLKRAFAREIAVEHMWVHRRLRPKPDPLMLRRLLARERIAPSRAILVEDTLSHLKRYRKLGIGTVWVTGYLRRMAPGVVSPSAALSSQSAAEALHPMQVAAMGARANSPHQPAAAPILFANRPGYVSVKVKSVLQLKRRLVRRG comes from the coding sequence ATGCGACACACCCGGGTGGCTCGGGCGCGCCGCGCGCACGCCTGGCCACGCGAGGTGGTGGCGCCAACGCCGCCCAAGCAACAGCCGGTCTGGCTGTTCGACCTCGATAACACCCTCCACCACGCCTCGCACGCGATCTTTCCGCAGATCAACCGGTTGATGACGGCCTACGTGGCGCGCGTGCTCGGCACGGATGACGCCACCGCCAGCCAGGTGCGCGTGGACTACTGGCGCCGCTACGGTGCCACCATTCTCGGCATGGTCCGCCACCATGGCGTTGACCCCGATGATTTCCTCGCCCAGGCCCATACGTTTGACGACTTGCGTGCCATGGTGCGCGCCGAGCGCGGCCTGGCCCAACTGCTGCGCGCGCTGCCTGGGCGCAAGATCCTCCTGACCAACGCCCCCGTCGCCTATGCGCGCGAGGTGGTGCGGCTGATCGGCCTCAAGCGCGCGTTTGCCCGTGAGATTGCCGTCGAGCACATGTGGGTGCACCGGCGCCTGCGCCCGAAACCCGATCCGCTGATGCTGCGCCGGCTGCTGGCGCGTGAGCGCATTGCGCCGTCGCGCGCCATCCTGGTGGAAGACACGCTTTCGCACCTCAAGCGCTACCGCAAGCTGGGCATCGGTACTGTGTGGGTGACGGGCTATCTCCGGCGCATGGCGCCTGGGGTGGTTTCGCCGTCTGCGGCGCTGTCTTCGCAATCGGCTGCCGAGGCTTTGCATCCAATGCAAGTGGCGGCGATGGGCGCCCGTGCAAATTCGCCACATCAGCCGGCCGCCGCACCGATTTTGTTCGCCAACCGGCCCGGCTATGTCAGCGTGAAAGTAAAATCGGTGCTTCAACTAAAACGAAGGCTTGTTCGACGCGGCTAG
- the slmA gene encoding nucleoid occlusion factor SlmA translates to MSNAQTGFPTAELATEAPIEATPVRKRPRPGERRVQILQTLAGMLEQPRGEKITTAGLAAKLDVSEAALYRHFASKAQMYEGLIEFIEQTVFGLINQITLREEHGLRQAHAIAHMLLSFADKNPGMTRVLVGEALVGEDERLPERMAQCLDRIEASFKQSLRVAVTQGAWPADTDIASRANLIVCVVLGRWHRYAKSGFRKSPMEGVEAQLRVVLA, encoded by the coding sequence ATGAGCAACGCGCAAACGGGGTTTCCGACGGCCGAGCTGGCTACGGAAGCGCCTATTGAAGCCACACCCGTACGCAAGCGCCCCCGCCCGGGCGAGCGCCGCGTGCAGATCCTGCAGACGCTGGCGGGCATGCTCGAACAGCCGCGTGGTGAGAAGATCACTACGGCTGGGTTGGCGGCCAAACTCGACGTTTCCGAAGCGGCGCTGTACCGACATTTCGCCAGCAAGGCGCAGATGTACGAGGGCCTGATCGAATTCATCGAGCAGACTGTTTTCGGCCTCATCAACCAGATCACCCTGCGTGAAGAGCACGGCCTGCGCCAGGCGCATGCCATCGCACACATGCTGCTCTCGTTTGCCGACAAGAACCCGGGCATGACACGGGTGCTGGTGGGCGAGGCGCTCGTCGGTGAGGACGAACGCCTGCCCGAGCGCATGGCGCAGTGCCTGGACCGTATCGAGGCCTCGTTCAAGCAGAGTCTGCGCGTGGCGGTGACGCAAGGTGCGTGGCCGGCCGATACCGACATCGCCTCGCGCGCCAACCTGATCGTCTGCGTGGTGCTGGGGCGCTGGCACCGGTATGCCAAGAGCGGCTTCCGCAAGTCGCCGATGGAGGGTGTCGAGGCGCAGCTGCGGGTGGTGTTGGCCTGA
- a CDS encoding PLP-dependent aminotransferase family protein, with amino-acid sequence MLVDYLQRRFDRADASGEPDHRRLYRALQEGILRDELQPGTRLPSSRQLATELGIARNTVIHVYEQLGVEGYVSAGVGSGTFVADTAPDRLDATPAPTAPVAEVAEAAAPIAPMLSTRGRALVRDAGASSRQWGAFMPGVPEVRMFPARIWSRLHNRLLRKPSPALLTYPVGAGYLPLRTALADYLRTARGVRCEPEQIIITAGIHPSLQLIAQLLCDAGDSAWIEDPGYWGVRSVLTAAGIRTVPLPVDDEGMRFDVPARGRQRAKPPKLMVVSPSHQYPLGSVMSLARRRALLATAHATDAWIAEDDYDSEFRYGSRPLPSLQGLDEGGRVLYMGTFSKVLFPSLRIGYLVVPPALADAFATGLSEMFRGGQILTQAVLADFIAEGHFVSHIRRMRGVYAERRETLLASIANEFGESLPVHDGASGLHLVLGLPAGTNDVAVADLALANDVVTRPLSRYYQDDARRQPGLLLGYGHVETEHIAARFHTLAEAVRTIG; translated from the coding sequence ATGCTGGTCGACTACCTGCAGCGTCGCTTTGACCGCGCCGATGCCAGCGGCGAGCCCGACCACCGCCGCCTGTACCGCGCGCTGCAGGAGGGCATCCTGCGCGACGAGCTGCAGCCGGGCACGCGCCTGCCATCGTCGCGCCAGTTGGCAACCGAGTTGGGCATTGCACGCAACACGGTCATCCACGTGTACGAGCAGTTGGGCGTGGAAGGCTACGTGTCGGCAGGCGTGGGCAGCGGCACCTTCGTCGCCGATACCGCACCAGACCGGCTGGACGCCACGCCTGCGCCAACGGCCCCTGTCGCTGAGGTTGCGGAAGCTGCCGCACCCATCGCACCGATGCTCTCCACGCGAGGCCGCGCACTGGTGCGCGATGCGGGCGCCAGTTCTCGCCAATGGGGTGCCTTCATGCCGGGTGTGCCGGAGGTGCGGATGTTTCCGGCACGCATCTGGTCGCGACTGCACAACCGGTTGCTGCGCAAACCCTCGCCCGCGTTGCTGACGTATCCGGTGGGGGCAGGCTACCTGCCGCTGCGCACCGCGCTGGCCGACTACCTGCGCACCGCGCGCGGCGTGCGCTGCGAGCCCGAGCAGATCATCATCACGGCCGGCATTCACCCGTCGCTGCAACTCATCGCGCAACTGCTGTGCGATGCGGGTGACAGCGCCTGGATTGAAGATCCCGGCTACTGGGGCGTGCGCAGCGTGCTCACCGCTGCGGGCATCCGCACCGTGCCGCTGCCGGTGGATGATGAAGGCATGCGCTTCGACGTGCCCGCGCGCGGACGACAGCGCGCCAAGCCGCCCAAGCTGATGGTCGTCTCGCCCTCGCACCAATACCCGCTCGGTTCGGTGATGAGCCTGGCGCGGCGCCGCGCGCTGCTGGCCACCGCACACGCCACCGATGCGTGGATTGCCGAAGACGACTACGACAGCGAGTTCCGCTACGGCAGCCGCCCGCTACCGTCGCTGCAAGGGCTGGACGAAGGCGGGCGCGTGCTCTACATGGGCACGTTCTCCAAGGTGCTGTTTCCGAGCTTGCGGATTGGCTACCTGGTGGTGCCACCCGCGCTGGCCGATGCCTTTGCGACAGGGCTCTCAGAGATGTTCCGCGGCGGCCAGATCCTCACGCAGGCGGTGCTGGCGGACTTCATTGCGGAGGGGCATTTCGTCTCACATATCCGGCGCATGCGCGGCGTGTATGCGGAGCGGCGCGAAACGCTGCTGGCCTCGATCGCCAACGAGTTCGGCGAGTCGCTGCCTGTGCATGACGGCGCATCGGGCTTGCATCTCGTGCTGGGATTGCCGGCAGGTACCAACGATGTGGCGGTGGCAGATCTGGCACTCGCCAACGATGTCGTCACGCGGCCGCTCTCGCGCTACTACCAGGACGACGCGCGCCGCCAACCAGGCCTGCTGCTGGGCTACGGTCACGTGGAGACCGAGCACATCGCTGCGCGTTTTCACACACTGGCGGAGGCGGTGCGAACGATCGGTTGA
- the gabT gene encoding 4-aminobutyrate--2-oxoglutarate transaminase produces MNARDPQQAPQQNAQWNARRLAATPRGVGVMTDRYAERAENALFWDVEGRRYIDFAAGIAVVNTGHRHPRLVQAVREQLDHFTHTAYQIVPYGSSVELAERLNAATPGTHAKKTAFFTTGAEAVENAVKIARAHTGRPGVIALTGAFHGRTFMGMSLTGKVVPYKTGFGPFPGSIYHVPAPVALHGVSTQDSLDAIGRLFKADIDPRQVAAIIFEPVQGEGGFYQMPADFVRAVRALCDEHGIVMIADEVQTGFARTGKLFAMEHTGVLPDLMTMAKGLAGGLPLSAVTGRAEIMDAPAPGGLGGTYAGNPLAVAAAHAVLDIIADEKLCERSAALGARLVDALNGMKAKQPRIAEVRGVGAMVAVEFNTPDGKPDADFTKLVQQRALDAGLLLLSCGVYGNVIRFLFPLTIEDAVFEEGLAILQRAMEG; encoded by the coding sequence ATGAACGCCCGAGATCCGCAACAAGCGCCGCAACAGAACGCCCAATGGAATGCCCGCCGCCTCGCTGCCACCCCGCGCGGCGTGGGTGTGATGACCGACCGCTACGCCGAACGTGCCGAGAACGCCCTGTTCTGGGACGTGGAAGGTCGCCGCTACATCGACTTCGCGGCCGGCATTGCCGTGGTGAACACGGGGCACCGCCATCCGCGCCTGGTGCAGGCCGTGCGTGAGCAGCTCGACCACTTCACGCACACGGCGTATCAGATCGTGCCGTATGGCTCGTCCGTCGAACTGGCGGAGCGCCTGAATGCGGCCACGCCCGGCACGCACGCCAAGAAGACGGCGTTCTTCACCACGGGCGCGGAGGCCGTTGAGAACGCCGTCAAGATCGCCCGTGCGCATACTGGTCGTCCGGGCGTGATCGCGCTCACGGGCGCCTTCCACGGTCGCACGTTCATGGGCATGTCGCTCACGGGCAAGGTGGTGCCGTACAAGACGGGCTTTGGTCCGTTCCCGGGCAGCATCTATCACGTGCCGGCGCCGGTCGCGCTGCATGGCGTGAGCACGCAGGATTCGCTGGATGCTATCGGCCGCCTGTTCAAGGCTGACATCGACCCGCGCCAAGTCGCGGCCATCATCTTTGAACCGGTGCAGGGCGAGGGCGGCTTCTACCAGATGCCTGCCGACTTCGTGCGCGCCGTGCGTGCACTGTGCGATGAGCACGGCATCGTGATGATTGCCGATGAAGTGCAGACCGGCTTTGCGCGCACCGGCAAGCTGTTCGCCATGGAGCACACCGGCGTGCTGCCGGACCTGATGACGATGGCCAAGGGTCTGGCTGGCGGCCTGCCGCTGTCGGCCGTGACCGGTCGTGCGGAAATCATGGACGCACCGGCGCCGGGTGGCCTGGGCGGTACCTACGCCGGCAACCCGTTGGCCGTGGCCGCAGCCCACGCGGTGCTCGACATCATCGCCGATGAAAAACTGTGCGAGCGCTCTGCCGCGTTGGGCGCACGCCTTGTCGATGCACTCAACGGCATGAAGGCCAAGCAACCGCGCATTGCCGAAGTGCGTGGCGTGGGCGCGATGGTTGCTGTGGAGTTCAATACGCCGGACGGCAAGCCCGACGCCGACTTCACCAAGCTTGTGCAGCAACGTGCGCTCGACGCCGGTCTGCTGCTGCTGTCGTGTGGCGTGTACGGCAACGTGATCCGCTTCCTGTTCCCGCTCACGATTGAAGACGCGGTGTTCGAAGAGGGCCTTGCCATCCTGCAACGCGCAATGGAGGGCTGA
- a CDS encoding NAD-dependent succinate-semialdehyde dehydrogenase has translation MTRTDLPSAPAAPIALKDPGLWRTQAFLAGTWADADDGATRDVTDPATGRKIGTVPGMGAAETRRAIEAAQVAQRAWRKVPARERSKILRRLADLMMDHQQDLAAILTAEQGKPLPEAAGEIAYAASFIEWFAEEARRVYGDTIPAPQSDRRIVVTKEPIGVTAAITPWNFPIAMMTRKVGPALAAGCSMVVKPALETPYSALAFAELAARAGVPAGLLSVITGDSQAIGGELTSNTNVRKLSFTGSTAVGKLLMRQCAEDIKKLSLELGGNAPFIVFDDADVDAAVEGAMIAKYRNAGQTCVCANRFYVQRGIYDTFAAKLADAVRALRVGKGTEPGVQQGPLIHMRAMDKVQQHLNDAISQGARVLVGGKPHALSAQGGAFFEPTVVVDAKPGMLVAHEETFGPLAALIPFDTEDEAVAAANDTEFGLAAYFYTRDLGRAWRVSEALESGMVGVNTGLISTAEAPFGGVKQSGLGREGSKYGIDEYLEIKYINMAGL, from the coding sequence ATGACCCGCACTGATTTGCCGAGCGCACCCGCAGCACCGATCGCGCTCAAAGACCCGGGCCTGTGGCGCACGCAGGCGTTTCTTGCCGGCACGTGGGCCGATGCCGATGATGGCGCCACGCGCGACGTGACCGACCCCGCCACCGGCCGCAAGATCGGCACCGTGCCTGGCATGGGCGCAGCCGAAACGCGCCGCGCCATCGAGGCTGCACAGGTTGCGCAGCGCGCCTGGCGCAAGGTGCCGGCGCGCGAGCGTTCGAAGATCTTGCGCCGCCTGGCCGACCTGATGATGGACCACCAGCAGGATCTCGCTGCCATCCTCACGGCCGAACAAGGCAAGCCGCTGCCCGAAGCCGCCGGCGAGATCGCTTACGCCGCGTCGTTCATCGAGTGGTTTGCGGAAGAAGCTCGCCGCGTGTACGGCGACACGATTCCCGCGCCGCAGAGCGATCGCCGCATCGTCGTCACCAAGGAGCCGATCGGTGTGACGGCCGCCATCACGCCGTGGAATTTCCCGATCGCGATGATGACGCGCAAGGTGGGCCCGGCGCTGGCCGCAGGGTGCTCGATGGTGGTCAAGCCCGCGCTGGAGACGCCTTACTCCGCGCTGGCCTTTGCCGAGCTGGCCGCGCGTGCGGGTGTGCCGGCGGGTTTGCTCTCCGTCATCACGGGCGACTCGCAAGCCATTGGCGGTGAGCTGACCTCCAACACCAACGTGCGCAAGCTGAGCTTCACGGGCTCCACGGCTGTCGGCAAGTTGCTGATGCGCCAGTGCGCGGAAGACATCAAGAAGCTCTCGCTCGAGCTGGGCGGCAACGCGCCCTTCATCGTGTTTGACGATGCGGATGTCGATGCTGCCGTGGAAGGCGCGATGATCGCCAAGTACCGCAACGCCGGCCAGACCTGCGTATGCGCCAACCGCTTCTACGTGCAGCGCGGCATCTACGACACGTTTGCCGCCAAGCTGGCCGACGCCGTGCGTGCGCTGCGCGTGGGCAAAGGTACCGAGCCCGGCGTGCAGCAGGGCCCGCTGATTCACATGCGTGCGATGGACAAGGTGCAGCAGCACTTGAACGACGCCATCTCGCAAGGTGCACGCGTGCTGGTGGGCGGCAAGCCGCATGCGCTGTCTGCACAGGGCGGCGCGTTCTTCGAGCCGACCGTGGTGGTGGATGCCAAGCCGGGCATGCTGGTCGCGCATGAAGAAACCTTCGGCCCGCTGGCTGCGCTCATCCCCTTCGATACCGAAGACGAAGCCGTGGCCGCTGCCAACGACACCGAGTTCGGCTTGGCCGCGTACTTCTACACGCGTGACCTGGGCCGCGCGTGGCGCGTGTCGGAGGCGCTGGAGTCGGGCATGGTCGGCGTCAACACCGGGCTGATCTCGACGGCTGAAGCGCCCTTCGGCGGCGTCAAGCAATCGGGCCTGGGCCGCGAAGGTTCCAAGTACGGCATCGACGAGTACTTGGAGATCAAGTACATCAACATGGCCGGCCTCTAA
- a CDS encoding carboxymuconolactone decarboxylase family protein, with the protein MDTARIASATPPFAASIQQTIDQVMRGQPPLTLFTTLARDERLASKFFAGGLLDKGHLSLRNRELVIDRTTARCGSEYEWGVHIAIFGEAASLTEAQLRSLVHGDPTDACWQPHETTLLQFCDALHDTCDIDDALWTRMKAHYSDDALLELLMLAGFYRTVSYLTNVLRLPLEDFARRFPSTEDAPV; encoded by the coding sequence ATGGATACCGCCCGTATTGCCTCGGCAACACCACCGTTTGCCGCATCGATCCAACAAACCATCGACCAGGTCATGCGCGGACAACCTCCGCTGACCCTGTTCACGACACTGGCCCGCGATGAACGGCTCGCTAGCAAGTTCTTCGCGGGCGGTCTGCTGGACAAAGGACACCTCAGCCTGCGGAACCGCGAACTCGTGATCGATCGCACGACCGCGCGCTGCGGCTCCGAGTACGAATGGGGCGTGCATATCGCGATCTTCGGCGAGGCAGCCAGCCTGACCGAAGCGCAGCTCCGCTCACTGGTGCATGGCGATCCGACCGATGCCTGCTGGCAGCCGCACGAGACGACGCTGCTGCAGTTCTGCGATGCCCTACACGACACCTGCGATATCGACGACGCACTGTGGACGCGCATGAAAGCCCACTACAGCGACGATGCGCTCCTCGAACTGCTGATGCTCGCGGGCTTCTACCGCACGGTGAGCTACCTCACCAACGTCCTGCGGCTGCCGCTGGAAGACTTCGCACGGCGCTTTCCCTCCACGGAAGACGCCCCGGTCTGA
- a CDS encoding helix-turn-helix domain-containing protein → MKTPLPGQAVRGSDSGRPIMAALDLFGRRGTLRIIWELRDGPLNFRALQDAADTNPAVLNTRLKELRAAGLVDHDEGGYRLTDLCVELQALLMPLHAWAERWALALRHDTAD, encoded by the coding sequence ATGAAAACACCACTTCCCGGTCAGGCCGTGCGCGGCTCGGATTCCGGCCGTCCGATCATGGCCGCGCTGGACCTGTTCGGCCGACGCGGCACGCTGCGCATCATCTGGGAATTGCGCGACGGCCCACTGAATTTCCGGGCGCTGCAGGACGCGGCGGACACCAATCCCGCCGTGCTCAACACGCGCCTCAAGGAGCTGCGCGCCGCCGGGCTGGTTGATCACGACGAGGGCGGGTACCGGCTCACCGACTTATGTGTGGAACTGCAGGCGCTACTCATGCCGCTCCACGCCTGGGCCGAGCGCTGGGCGTTGGCATTGCGTCATGACACCGCCGATTGA
- a CDS encoding homoserine O-acetyltransferase has product MTELQAASADAAAVTETPPPAAHKAKPANAIGLVVPERMHFAEPLPLRNGSQIAGYDLMVETYGTLNADRSNAVLICHALNASHHVAGVHAEGEVGWWDNMVGPGKPVDTNRFFVIGVNNLGSCFGSTGPMSPHPETGAPYGARFPVVTVEDWVNAQARVADRFGIQQFAAVMGGSLGGMQALAWSLMYPERVRHCVVVASTPKLSAQNIAFNEVARSAILSDPDFHGGDYYAHNVKPKRGLRVARMIGHITYLSDEDMASKFGRELKAEDIRFSFDVEFQVESYLRYQGDKFAEYFDANTYLLITRALDYFDPALAYGGNLTKAVAHTQASYLVVSFTTDWRFAPARSRELVKALLDNKHRVTYGEIEAPHGHDAFLLEDARYHALVRAYYERIAQEIGA; this is encoded by the coding sequence ATGACAGAACTTCAGGCGGCCTCCGCAGATGCTGCGGCAGTGACCGAGACCCCTCCTCCAGCGGCACACAAGGCCAAACCGGCCAACGCCATCGGCCTGGTTGTGCCCGAGCGCATGCACTTTGCCGAGCCGCTGCCGCTGCGCAACGGCTCGCAGATCGCCGGCTACGACCTGATGGTCGAGACCTACGGCACGCTCAATGCCGATCGCTCCAATGCCGTGCTCATCTGCCACGCGCTCAACGCCTCGCACCACGTGGCGGGTGTGCATGCGGAAGGCGAAGTGGGTTGGTGGGACAACATGGTCGGCCCCGGCAAGCCGGTGGATACCAACCGCTTCTTCGTCATCGGGGTGAACAACCTCGGCTCGTGCTTCGGCTCGACCGGCCCGATGAGCCCGCACCCGGAGACGGGCGCCCCCTACGGAGCACGCTTCCCCGTGGTGACGGTGGAGGACTGGGTGAATGCCCAGGCGCGCGTGGCGGACCGTTTTGGCATCCAGCAGTTTGCGGCGGTGATGGGTGGCAGCCTCGGCGGCATGCAGGCGCTGGCCTGGAGCCTGATGTATCCGGAGCGCGTGCGGCACTGCGTGGTGGTGGCTTCCACGCCCAAGTTGTCGGCGCAGAACATCGCCTTCAACGAGGTGGCACGCAGCGCGATCCTGTCCGACCCCGACTTTCACGGCGGCGATTACTACGCGCACAACGTCAAGCCCAAGCGCGGCCTGCGCGTGGCGCGCATGATCGGCCACATTACGTATCTGTCGGATGAGGACATGGCGTCCAAGTTCGGCCGCGAGCTCAAGGCGGAAGACATCCGCTTCTCGTTCGATGTCGAGTTCCAGGTGGAGAGCTACTTGCGCTATCAGGGCGACAAGTTTGCCGAGTACTTCGACGCCAACACGTACCTGCTGATCACGCGTGCGCTCGACTACTTCGATCCCGCGCTGGCCTACGGCGGCAACCTGACGAAGGCCGTGGCGCACACGCAAGCCAGCTACCTCGTCGTCAGCTTCACGACCGACTGGCGCTTCGCCCCCGCGCGCAGCCGCGAGCTGGTCAAGGCGCTGCTCGACAACAAGCACCGCGTCACCTACGGCGAGATCGAAGCGCCGCACGGCCACGACGCCTTCCTCTTGGAAGACGCGCGCTACCACGCCCTGGTACGCGCCTACTACGAACGCATCGCCCAGGAGATCGGCGCATGA
- the metW gene encoding methionine biosynthesis protein MetW — protein MTTQTLNPVGAPSAVPNILADRADFRAIARWIEPNSTVLDLGCADGSLLRVLQDELDVQAYGIEIDDAGVLATAKKGVQVIQQNLEGGLALFEDKSFDTVILSQTLQTIHNTAQVLREMLRVGRECIVSFPNFGYWPHRLSIFRGRMPVSESLPYEWYDTPNVRVLTIRDFEALAPKVGLLILDRVVLHDGNVVRWGANWRGSVAVYRVRAA, from the coding sequence ATGACTACGCAAACGCTGAACCCTGTTGGTGCACCCTCGGCGGTGCCGAACATCCTGGCCGACCGCGCAGACTTCCGCGCCATCGCCCGCTGGATCGAGCCGAACTCCACGGTGCTCGACCTCGGTTGCGCCGACGGCAGCCTGCTGCGCGTGCTGCAGGACGAGCTGGACGTGCAGGCCTACGGTATCGAGATTGACGATGCGGGTGTGCTGGCGACCGCCAAGAAGGGCGTGCAGGTGATCCAGCAGAACCTGGAGGGCGGGCTGGCGCTGTTCGAAGATAAGAGCTTCGACACCGTCATCCTCTCGCAGACGCTGCAGACCATCCACAACACTGCGCAAGTGCTGCGCGAGATGCTGCGTGTGGGCCGCGAGTGCATCGTGTCGTTCCCGAACTTTGGGTATTGGCCGCACCGGTTGTCGATCTTCCGCGGGCGCATGCCGGTGTCGGAATCGCTGCCCTATGAGTGGTACGACACGCCCAACGTGCGCGTGCTGACCATTCGTGACTTCGAGGCGCTGGCGCCCAAGGTCGGGCTGCTGATTCTCGACCGCGTCGTGCTGCATGACGGCAACGTGGTGCGCTGGGGCGCCAACTGGCGTGGCAGCGTGGCGGTGTACAGGGTGCGCGCGGCCTGA
- a CDS encoding tetratricopeptide repeat protein — protein sequence MLRTVVALAAGAAMLPALAVSAPTDTHSDAAALTQIAIAHYERNDFGHAFDEFAEAAQRGNRLAQFNYAMMLMRGEGTVARPDEAVKWLRRAADNQMTHAQFAYGELYERGELVPRSLEEANKWYERAATSGHIEAQRALATNYFTGRGVPRDYGRAFTWYKKAAEGGDAPSQYIVGSYYERGEPGVVSQDTEQAKSWYGKAAAQGDVGALAKLRELVEKTYRAKHGDPTTAARPSL from the coding sequence ATGCTGCGAACAGTCGTTGCCCTGGCGGCGGGCGCCGCGATGCTGCCGGCGCTGGCCGTTTCCGCACCAACGGATACACACAGCGATGCCGCCGCCCTCACCCAGATCGCCATCGCGCACTACGAGCGGAACGATTTCGGCCACGCCTTCGACGAATTTGCCGAGGCCGCGCAACGCGGCAACCGCCTCGCACAATTCAACTACGCAATGATGCTGATGCGCGGCGAAGGCACCGTCGCGCGGCCCGACGAGGCCGTCAAATGGCTGCGCCGCGCCGCGGACAACCAGATGACCCACGCGCAGTTTGCCTACGGCGAGTTGTACGAACGCGGCGAACTGGTACCGCGGTCTCTGGAAGAAGCGAACAAGTGGTACGAGCGTGCCGCCACCAGCGGGCACATCGAGGCGCAGCGTGCGCTGGCCACCAACTACTTCACCGGCCGCGGCGTGCCACGCGACTACGGGCGCGCCTTCACCTGGTACAAGAAAGCGGCCGAGGGCGGCGACGCACCATCGCAGTACATCGTCGGTAGCTACTACGAACGCGGTGAGCCCGGTGTGGTGTCGCAGGATACCGAGCAGGCCAAGAGCTGGTACGGCAAGGCGGCCGCACAGGGTGACGTTGGCGCGTTGGCCAAGCTGCGCGAACTGGTGGAGAAGACCTATCGGGCCAAGCACGGCGATCCGACTACGGCGGCGCGCCCATCCTTGTAG
- a CDS encoding YbdD/YjiX family protein, whose amino-acid sequence MREEIETLGRYLGQAMRLMVGVPDYDTYVRHIQETHPGQPVMTYEEFFRERQDARYKGRVGRCC is encoded by the coding sequence ATGCGCGAAGAAATCGAAACCCTCGGCCGTTACCTCGGCCAGGCAATGCGCCTGATGGTGGGCGTGCCGGACTACGACACCTACGTGCGCCACATACAGGAGACCCATCCCGGCCAGCCCGTCATGACGTACGAGGAATTTTTTCGCGAACGCCAGGACGCACGCTACAAGGGCCGCGTGGGCCGCTGCTGCTGA